One genomic region from Aminivibrio sp. encodes:
- the ggt gene encoding gamma-glutamyltransferase, producing MRKRIIAPAVLALFLVAGSAFAADVKEVYSGNGMVSSAHELASKAGVEILQKGGNAIDAAIATMLALNVVEPNASGIGGGGFSTIRFAKTGEVVELDYREVAPLSATKDMYASEASKKAKESVLGGKAVGVPGIVKGIFTALDTYGTMSFAEVAAPAIRLAEEGFEVHPMQTQIITDEFEKLSKYSPDSVFLPGGLPAETGSILKQPELAKAFRLLASDGPDAFYNGPIGEALVAAVNRTGGAMSMEDLKNYKVIVQKPVHGTYRGYSIYSTPPASSGGTHIVQLLNIMENFPVKAMKHNSPDYLHHLAEAMKMVFADRQKYMADTAFANVPLAGLVSKEYAKELAGKIRRYEVLKDVPAGDPWPYNDAVKKAYLGGGGNQHISTSSFSVVDAEGNIVASTNTVNYFFGSGVVVPEFGFVLNNEMDDFSQDPNSVNAPEPGKRPLSSMSPTIVLDPQGRPFMTIGAAGAMRIITAVSQIVMNVVDFGMSMDQAIEQPRIFNPAGGGKAGKLLIEEGIDTSTADYLKLRGHDLEIRPFGGYFGTAQGIMFDHTKNRMNGGADSRRLGVPVGY from the coding sequence GTGAGAAAAAGAATTATTGCACCGGCAGTTCTTGCGCTGTTCCTGGTGGCAGGGTCCGCCTTTGCTGCGGACGTGAAGGAAGTCTACTCGGGAAACGGCATGGTGTCCTCGGCCCATGAACTTGCGTCGAAGGCCGGCGTGGAGATTCTGCAGAAGGGCGGTAACGCCATCGATGCGGCCATCGCCACAATGCTCGCCCTCAACGTGGTGGAGCCCAATGCCTCCGGCATCGGCGGCGGCGGATTTTCCACCATCCGGTTCGCCAAGACCGGCGAGGTGGTGGAGCTGGACTACCGTGAAGTGGCTCCCCTGTCCGCAACGAAGGACATGTACGCTTCCGAGGCTTCGAAAAAAGCCAAGGAATCGGTCCTCGGCGGCAAGGCGGTCGGCGTACCCGGCATCGTGAAGGGTATCTTCACCGCCCTTGACACGTACGGCACCATGTCCTTCGCCGAAGTGGCCGCTCCGGCAATCCGGCTGGCAGAGGAGGGCTTCGAGGTTCATCCCATGCAGACTCAGATTATCACCGATGAATTCGAGAAGCTGAGCAAATACAGCCCGGACAGCGTATTCCTTCCCGGCGGTCTTCCGGCGGAGACCGGCTCCATCCTGAAGCAACCTGAACTTGCCAAGGCCTTCAGGCTTCTGGCAAGCGACGGGCCGGACGCCTTCTACAACGGCCCTATCGGTGAAGCCCTTGTGGCGGCAGTGAACCGGACCGGCGGCGCAATGTCCATGGAAGACCTGAAGAACTACAAGGTCATCGTCCAGAAACCCGTTCACGGCACTTACCGGGGCTACTCCATCTATTCCACTCCCCCGGCATCCAGCGGCGGCACCCACATCGTCCAGCTCCTCAACATCATGGAGAACTTCCCCGTGAAGGCCATGAAGCACAATTCCCCGGACTACCTTCACCATCTCGCCGAGGCCATGAAGATGGTCTTCGCCGACCGGCAGAAGTACATGGCCGACACGGCCTTCGCCAATGTTCCCCTTGCGGGCCTTGTGAGCAAGGAATACGCGAAGGAGCTCGCGGGGAAAATCCGCCGGTATGAGGTCCTGAAAGACGTTCCCGCCGGCGACCCCTGGCCCTACAACGACGCGGTGAAGAAAGCCTATCTCGGCGGCGGCGGAAACCAGCACATTTCCACCAGCTCCTTCTCCGTAGTGGATGCCGAGGGCAACATCGTGGCCTCCACGAACACGGTGAACTACTTTTTCGGATCCGGCGTGGTCGTTCCCGAGTTCGGTTTCGTCCTGAACAACGAAATGGACGACTTCTCCCAGGATCCCAACAGCGTCAACGCTCCCGAACCCGGGAAAAGACCCCTTTCTTCCATGTCTCCCACCATCGTTCTCGATCCTCAGGGGCGTCCCTTCATGACCATCGGGGCGGCCGGGGCCATGCGCATCATCACAGCGGTGAGCCAGATCGTCATGAATGTGGTTGACTTCGGCATGTCCATGGACCAGGCCATCGAACAGCCCCGGATCTTCAACCCCGCGGGCGGAGGCAAGGCGGGCAAGCTCCTCATAGAGGAAGGCATCGACACCTCCACTGCCGACTACCTGAAGCTCAGGGGCCATGATCTTGAGATCCGCCCCTTCGGCGGCTACTTCGGCACGGCCCAGGGCATCATGTTCGACCATACAAAGAACAGGATGAACGGAGGTGCCGACAGCAGGCGTCTCGGCGTTCCGGTGGGCTACTAA
- a CDS encoding succinylglutamate desuccinylase/aspartoacylase family protein, whose protein sequence is MKLKGSPFTAALLLALALGLSALAAVEFRAMWADDLFVPAPGFEKHMLSEWSEGIRGTPADTPVYIQEGAQPGGTVLILGGTHPTEPASMMTATLFLERAKVTKGRLVVIPQANIMGFTHNSPQEAHPRSISFTTADGSRRTFRFGSRLTNTVLEWPAPDIYIHPASGQQLPGKERGNLNRCYPGVPDGSLTERLAYALTELVRREKADLSVDLHEASPEYPVVNAIVAHERSMELAAMTAMDLEGKGIPIRLEPSPKNLRGLTHREWGDYTETMPILMETGNPVQGRLRGKTDERLALTGVDKAYVKAFELGRLYIPYDGKQTMEYRVGRHAESILSLLENLDILFEERGVSVEGIPRLADLEEKGVGFFLASAKQ, encoded by the coding sequence ATGAAGCTGAAAGGATCCCCCTTCACAGCAGCGCTCCTTCTCGCCCTGGCTCTCGGCCTCTCGGCTCTCGCCGCGGTGGAGTTCCGGGCCATGTGGGCCGATGATCTCTTTGTTCCCGCCCCGGGCTTTGAGAAACATATGCTCTCGGAATGGTCCGAAGGCATCAGGGGCACACCGGCGGATACTCCCGTCTACATCCAGGAAGGAGCACAGCCCGGCGGTACCGTGCTGATCCTCGGGGGCACCCACCCCACCGAACCGGCGTCCATGATGACAGCAACCCTGTTTCTCGAACGGGCGAAAGTCACGAAGGGCCGGCTGGTCGTCATTCCCCAGGCGAATATCATGGGTTTCACCCACAACTCTCCGCAGGAAGCCCATCCCCGGAGCATCTCCTTCACCACCGCCGACGGGAGCAGGCGGACGTTCCGCTTCGGATCCCGCCTGACCAACACCGTCCTCGAATGGCCGGCCCCCGACATCTACATTCATCCTGCCTCGGGACAGCAGCTTCCCGGCAAAGAGCGGGGGAACCTCAACCGGTGCTATCCCGGCGTCCCGGACGGTTCGCTTACTGAACGCCTTGCATATGCCCTAACTGAGCTTGTCCGGAGGGAAAAGGCCGACCTTTCCGTCGACCTTCACGAGGCCTCCCCCGAATACCCGGTGGTGAACGCCATCGTGGCCCATGAACGAAGCATGGAGCTTGCCGCCATGACCGCCATGGACCTGGAAGGGAAGGGGATCCCCATCCGGCTTGAGCCTTCGCCGAAGAACCTGCGGGGGCTGACCCACCGGGAGTGGGGCGATTACACCGAAACCATGCCGATCCTCATGGAAACGGGAAACCCTGTCCAGGGAAGGCTCCGGGGAAAGACGGACGAACGGCTCGCTCTCACCGGGGTCGACAAGGCCTATGTCAAGGCGTTTGAACTGGGGAGGCTGTACATTCCCTACGACGGAAAACAAACCATGGAGTACAGGGTGGGACGACACGCCGAATCCATCCTTTCCCTCCTCGAGAACCTCGACATCCTGTTCGAGGAGAGGGGGGTCTCCGTCGAAGGAATTCCCCGTCTCGCCGATCTCGAGGAAAAGGGTGTGGGATTTTTCCTGGCCTCTGCAAAACAGTAA
- the deoC gene encoding deoxyribose-phosphate aldolase, translated as MNSKQLASMIDHTLLKPEAGVEDIRRLCAEAREYGFASVCVNGSFVETAVRETKGSGVKVCTVIGFPLGACSSETKAFEAREAVARGAEELDMVVAVGRLRTGDEDYVREDIRKVVDAAGKGAVVKVILETCLLDDEKKILGCRPAEEGGARFVKTSTGFSSGGATAEDVALMRRTVGDRLGVKAAGGIRTRHDAETMIAAGANRIGASASSAICSEARS; from the coding sequence ATGAACAGTAAACAGCTTGCGTCCATGATCGACCATACCCTGCTGAAACCTGAAGCCGGGGTTGAGGATATAAGGCGTCTCTGTGCGGAGGCCAGGGAATACGGTTTTGCCTCGGTGTGCGTCAACGGATCGTTCGTGGAAACGGCCGTCCGCGAGACGAAGGGCTCCGGGGTGAAGGTCTGCACGGTGATCGGCTTCCCCCTGGGCGCCTGCTCGAGCGAAACGAAGGCCTTCGAGGCCCGGGAGGCGGTCGCCCGGGGAGCGGAGGAGCTCGACATGGTCGTCGCCGTGGGGCGCCTCCGTACCGGAGATGAAGATTATGTCCGGGAGGACATCAGGAAGGTGGTGGATGCCGCCGGGAAAGGCGCCGTCGTCAAGGTCATCTTGGAAACCTGTCTTCTGGACGATGAAAAGAAGATTCTTGGATGCCGGCCGGCCGAGGAGGGGGGAGCCCGCTTCGTGAAAACGTCCACTGGTTTTTCCTCCGGAGGGGCGACCGCGGAGGACGTGGCACTGATGCGCCGCACCGTGGGAGACCGCCTCGGCGTCAAGGCGGCGGGAGGGATTCGCACGCGGCATGATGCCGAGACCATGATCGCAGCGGGGGCGAACCGCATAGGCGCCTCGGCGTCGTCGGCCATCTGTTCGGAAGCCCGCTCCTGA
- a CDS encoding poly-gamma-glutamate biosynthesis protein PgsC/CapC, with protein sequence MIDGDVLLVALGIALGLYLFHRTGYSPGGIITPGFMAMELASPGRIVAAFGCALAVAALLSLLVRGTGLYGRRRTGAAMLLALGLKVMLGDLFPAAPAWIGWVIPGLIGADMQRQGIVPTVAATMASAFAASLGAAFLLSLSGVLP encoded by the coding sequence ATGATTGACGGCGATGTGCTCCTGGTCGCTCTCGGCATCGCTCTGGGACTGTACCTGTTTCACCGGACAGGCTATTCCCCCGGGGGCATCATCACCCCCGGCTTCATGGCCATGGAACTGGCCTCCCCGGGGCGGATCGTTGCCGCTTTCGGCTGTGCCCTGGCCGTGGCCGCCCTCCTTTCTCTTCTTGTCAGGGGGACCGGCTTGTACGGCCGCCGGAGGACCGGCGCCGCCATGCTCCTCGCCCTCGGCCTGAAAGTGATGTTGGGCGACCTGTTTCCTGCCGCGCCGGCCTGGATCGGGTGGGTCATCCCGGGGCTCATCGGCGCCGACATGCAGCGCCAGGGGATCGTGCCCACGGTGGCGGCGACCATGGCGTCGGCCTTCGCCGCCTCCCTGGGCGCCGCCTTCCTGCTTTCCCTTTCAGGTGTTTTGCCATGA
- a CDS encoding SLC13 family permease produces MDWFFPEGLYALAMVGSFVFGAFALKLPIAVALGAAAAVGALAAGEGFPVRHFVEGTFGYLDTILIIATAMIFMKSVQKTGLLESLAAWVIRTFRNRPLLLSLGLMVIIMVPGMITGSSTAAVLTTGALVAPVLIKLGVPAVKTAAAIAMGAIYGMIAPPVNVPAMIIGGGIDMPYVGFALPLLVCTVPLAIFSSLVLVYPHLKKGAGDENALEEELRRMEAVPLSFRLVFPVILLTVLMTGEQFLPGIWPSLGMPVNFLLAALSAFFTGRRLNFLEASREAVNDAVPVLGILMGVGMFIQIMTLTGVQGFIVVSVLALPAWLMYLGMAASIPLFGAVSAFGAASVLGVPFLLALLGKNEIMVGSALSLLAGLGDLMPPTALAGIFAAQVVGEENYFKVLKFCIVPAVVTAGWAIVVILNANAIMGLLP; encoded by the coding sequence ATGGACTGGTTCTTTCCTGAAGGGTTGTATGCACTGGCGATGGTGGGGAGCTTTGTCTTTGGGGCATTTGCCCTGAAGCTCCCCATTGCCGTCGCCCTTGGAGCCGCCGCCGCAGTGGGAGCCCTTGCCGCGGGGGAGGGGTTCCCCGTCAGGCATTTCGTGGAGGGAACCTTCGGCTATCTCGATACCATTCTCATCATCGCCACGGCCATGATTTTCATGAAGTCCGTCCAGAAGACGGGTCTTCTCGAAAGCCTGGCCGCGTGGGTTATCCGCACGTTCAGAAACAGGCCCCTCCTCCTCAGCCTCGGACTTATGGTCATCATCATGGTTCCCGGCATGATCACCGGGTCCTCCACCGCAGCGGTGCTCACCACAGGCGCCCTTGTCGCCCCCGTCCTGATCAAGCTCGGCGTCCCCGCAGTGAAGACTGCGGCCGCCATCGCCATGGGGGCCATCTACGGGATGATAGCTCCTCCGGTGAACGTGCCCGCCATGATCATAGGCGGCGGCATCGACATGCCCTACGTGGGTTTCGCCCTCCCTCTTCTTGTCTGTACCGTTCCCCTGGCGATCTTTTCCTCTCTTGTGCTTGTCTATCCTCACCTGAAAAAGGGTGCCGGGGATGAAAACGCCCTCGAGGAAGAACTGCGCCGGATGGAGGCCGTCCCCCTTTCCTTCAGACTCGTTTTCCCGGTGATTCTGCTCACCGTCCTCATGACGGGAGAGCAGTTCCTTCCGGGAATCTGGCCCTCCCTCGGTATGCCGGTGAATTTTCTTCTTGCGGCCCTGTCCGCTTTTTTCACCGGAAGACGGCTGAATTTTCTCGAAGCCTCCCGGGAGGCCGTCAATGATGCCGTTCCCGTGCTCGGAATCCTGATGGGGGTGGGAATGTTCATCCAGATAATGACCCTTACCGGCGTCCAGGGGTTCATCGTGGTGTCGGTCCTCGCCCTGCCTGCCTGGCTCATGTACCTCGGCATGGCCGCATCGATTCCCCTTTTCGGAGCGGTCTCGGCTTTCGGAGCGGCATCTGTCCTCGGGGTTCCCTTTCTTCTCGCCCTGCTCGGAAAGAATGAAATCATGGTGGGTTCGGCGCTCAGCCTTCTTGCGGGCCTCGGCGACCTCATGCCCCCCACGGCCCTGGCAGGCATTTTCGCCGCCCAGGTCGTCGGCGAGGAAAATTATTTCAAGGTGCTGAAGTTCTGCATCGTACCGGCGGTGGTCACCGCCGGGTGGGCCATTGTGGTGATCCTCAACGCGAACGCCATCATGGGCCTGCTGCCTTAG
- a CDS encoding diguanylate cyclase, which translates to MLSVNFRSVKGMLGFFLVLLAGAMVLFPVLIGILSFRDSWLHTERDMAQALGMQADFIRKWFVFHQNTVRSISRLSSVNARDLVGIYDDFSSFERSNANFESLSYVNTSGFPLVHSDMEGPGNTGISVADRPYFIAAAEGREYITGIITSRSSGRSVVVISVPLMGDDGFQGLVFGSISLDTILTALMTTPFRSTGSFLLFDPSGDDSVFESYGISREEASRLGTPQGGLALYRRSDGKRWLAKSTSLPEYGMTLAVRMEFREFLAPYLTGLAYFGGISILLMAASFLISAALYRKVNSSLSLLLEAVERTGDGKFSPLDPQMLEKAPLEMKKLGQAFNAMANSLKSKTEELEFRSFHDELTGLYNRAFFDDALIRFGTGRFDPVTVAMCDVNGLKLVNDTLGHKAGDGLLRAAADVLRKSVRKSDIVARIGGDEFAVLLPQDENGEAGRRFKEKLASNIREYRANDGALPLNIAWGVATGVKDGHSVETLVQEADKGMYAFKQTHRASSRKDVLEYLSERIALVRKDSRDRHMAACAALMEIFAASRPEFPAEKRDYLVRLARNHDLGFTAIPREIFDKPGPLTEEEYEVIKRHPERGAYLVSLFPDMADLREDILLHHRWWNGAGYPEGEGGETLPEGARIMAVVDAYEAMTGDKTYRDPKSPSAAAAELRRCAGSQFDPYWAEEFARFILNFHEWEESIS; encoded by the coding sequence ATGCTTTCCGTCAACTTCAGGAGCGTCAAGGGAATGCTGGGGTTCTTTTTGGTTCTGCTCGCAGGGGCTATGGTCCTTTTCCCCGTTCTCATCGGGATACTCAGTTTCCGGGACTCCTGGCTGCATACGGAGCGGGACATGGCACAGGCCCTCGGCATGCAGGCTGATTTCATCAGAAAGTGGTTCGTCTTCCACCAGAACACCGTCCGGTCAATTTCCCGCCTCTCCTCGGTCAATGCGCGGGATCTTGTCGGCATATACGATGATTTTTCGTCTTTTGAAAGGTCCAATGCCAATTTCGAATCCCTTTCTTACGTGAATACGTCAGGCTTCCCCCTGGTTCACAGCGACATGGAGGGTCCTGGAAATACGGGGATTTCCGTCGCCGACAGGCCATACTTTATCGCCGCGGCGGAAGGACGGGAATATATCACCGGAATAATCACCAGCCGAAGCTCCGGTCGTTCCGTGGTCGTCATTTCCGTTCCTCTTATGGGAGATGACGGTTTTCAGGGCCTGGTGTTCGGATCGATCTCCCTCGACACGATTCTTACCGCTCTCATGACCACCCCCTTTCGCAGCACAGGCAGTTTTCTGCTTTTCGATCCCTCGGGCGACGACTCGGTGTTTGAAAGCTACGGCATATCCCGGGAGGAAGCATCGCGCTTGGGAACGCCGCAAGGAGGACTTGCCCTGTATAGGAGAAGCGACGGCAAAAGGTGGCTCGCGAAAAGCACGAGTCTTCCTGAATACGGAATGACCCTGGCAGTCCGCATGGAATTCCGAGAATTTCTCGCTCCCTACCTCACCGGCCTGGCCTATTTCGGTGGAATATCGATTCTCCTTATGGCTGCCTCCTTCCTGATCTCCGCTGCGCTTTACCGTAAGGTGAACTCCTCGCTCTCCCTTCTTCTCGAAGCAGTGGAAAGGACAGGGGACGGAAAATTCTCTCCCCTTGATCCGCAGATGCTGGAGAAAGCCCCCCTTGAGATGAAAAAACTGGGGCAGGCTTTCAACGCCATGGCGAATTCATTGAAGAGCAAAACGGAAGAACTGGAGTTCAGATCCTTCCACGACGAACTGACGGGGCTGTACAACCGGGCCTTTTTCGACGACGCCCTTATCCGCTTCGGAACGGGGCGGTTCGACCCAGTCACGGTGGCGATGTGCGACGTGAACGGCCTCAAACTGGTGAACGACACCCTGGGACACAAGGCTGGAGACGGTCTCCTCAGGGCTGCGGCGGATGTTTTGCGGAAAAGCGTCAGGAAAAGCGACATCGTCGCCCGCATCGGGGGGGATGAATTTGCAGTCCTGCTGCCCCAAGACGAAAACGGGGAGGCCGGAAGGCGCTTCAAGGAAAAACTGGCTTCAAACATCAGGGAGTACCGGGCCAACGACGGGGCCCTCCCTCTCAACATCGCATGGGGGGTCGCTACGGGAGTGAAGGACGGTCATTCTGTCGAAACCCTTGTCCAGGAGGCGGACAAGGGGATGTACGCCTTCAAGCAGACCCACAGGGCGTCTTCCAGAAAGGATGTCCTGGAATACCTCTCGGAAAGGATTGCCCTCGTCCGGAAGGACTCCAGGGACAGGCACATGGCCGCATGCGCCGCTCTCATGGAAATCTTCGCCGCCTCCCGTCCCGAATTTCCCGCTGAAAAGCGGGACTATCTCGTACGACTCGCCCGGAATCACGACCTCGGGTTTACCGCGATCCCCAGGGAGATTTTCGACAAGCCCGGTCCCCTCACGGAGGAGGAATACGAGGTGATAAAACGTCACCCCGAAAGAGGGGCGTATCTCGTTTCACTCTTCCCGGACATGGCGGACCTGAGGGAGGATATTCTGCTGCACCACCGCTGGTGGAACGGGGCAGGATATCCTGAAGGCGAAGGCGGAGAAACCCTTCCGGAGGGTGCGCGGATCATGGCCGTGGTGGACGCCTACGAGGCCATGACCGGAGACAAGACGTACAGGGACCCGAAGTCGCCGTCGGCTGCGGCGGCGGAACTCCGCCGGTGTGCGGGAAGCCAGTTCGACCCGTACTGGGCTGAGGAGTTCGCCCGGTTTATCCTCAATTTCCACGAATGGGAGGAAAGTATCTCCTGA
- a CDS encoding Mur ligase family protein encodes MTFSSAADRVPLRILVTGSRGKSSLVRLLTAALEGAGVHAAGRITGVLPREIFDGKETLILRSGPGSVDEMRWWLRSLPGKTKGAVLENSAVDPELQGLAWHWMKPSCTVLTNVRPDHEEVWGHGEEPAAAALCGGIGGGAVILPRSVASVPAVSRILGMKGCELVPCPDGTGFRETHLSLVSGVCSFLGLDGKKALAAAREVAPDTADFRFFREGKGILASAFSANEPESTESLFQSTGWGRKETAVLYNSRKDRIARLRSFLPWLSGHSWKSVAVTGSRPLFLPPGAAFLPLRDSAELEAFIASEGKVFGCGNVAGVPLEYLLGREERIDGEETTDD; translated from the coding sequence ATGACTTTCAGCAGCGCGGCTGACCGTGTACCTCTTCGGATTCTCGTCACGGGGAGCAGGGGAAAAAGCTCCCTGGTCCGTCTGTTGACGGCTGCCCTCGAGGGGGCAGGAGTCCACGCGGCCGGAAGGATCACCGGTGTGCTCCCCCGGGAGATATTTGACGGGAAAGAGACGCTTATTCTCCGATCCGGCCCCGGCAGCGTGGACGAAATGCGGTGGTGGCTCCGCTCCCTGCCCGGGAAAACGAAAGGGGCTGTCCTCGAAAACAGCGCCGTAGATCCCGAGTTGCAGGGGCTCGCCTGGCACTGGATGAAGCCCTCCTGCACCGTTTTGACCAATGTCCGTCCGGATCACGAAGAAGTCTGGGGTCACGGTGAGGAGCCGGCTGCGGCGGCCCTCTGCGGGGGAATAGGCGGGGGGGCTGTGATCCTTCCCCGTTCCGTTGCGTCTGTCCCTGCAGTATCCCGCATTCTCGGAATGAAGGGGTGTGAGCTTGTGCCCTGTCCCGACGGCACCGGATTCAGGGAAACCCATCTTTCCCTCGTATCCGGGGTCTGCTCTTTTCTGGGGCTGGACGGGAAGAAGGCTCTGGCGGCCGCCCGGGAAGTGGCGCCCGATACTGCCGATTTCCGTTTCTTCCGCGAAGGGAAGGGCATTTTGGCTTCAGCCTTTTCCGCCAACGAGCCCGAATCCACGGAAAGCCTGTTCCAGTCGACAGGATGGGGGAGAAAGGAGACCGCGGTGCTCTACAACTCGAGAAAGGACCGCATCGCCCGGCTGCGTTCCTTCCTGCCCTGGCTGTCGGGCCATTCCTGGAAGAGCGTGGCCGTCACGGGAAGCCGCCCTCTTTTTCTGCCTCCCGGCGCCGCATTTCTTCCCCTTCGAGATTCTGCGGAGCTGGAGGCTTTCATAGCTTCGGAAGGAAAGGTCTTCGGATGCGGGAATGTGGCCGGCGTGCCTCTGGAATACCTGCTCGGGCGGGAAGAACGGATTGACGGGGAGGAAACGACCGATGATTGA
- a CDS encoding ferrous iron transport protein A: MALRDLPNGAFGRIVEMPVKDGCAERLEALGLRVGKVVGKVSGMPFHGPVTLQLDGRQIAIGWKISSSVLVVPLASSAGAARRHE; the protein is encoded by the coding sequence GTGGCCCTGAGAGACCTCCCCAACGGCGCCTTCGGCCGCATTGTGGAGATGCCGGTAAAGGACGGCTGCGCCGAACGCCTCGAAGCCCTGGGTCTCCGGGTCGGCAAGGTGGTGGGAAAAGTGTCCGGAATGCCCTTTCACGGTCCTGTGACCCTCCAGCTCGACGGCAGACAGATAGCCATCGGGTGGAAGATTTCCTCTTCAGTGCTCGTCGTTCCCCTCGCTTCTTCCGCAGGAGCCGCCAGGCGCCATGAGTGA
- the rlmN gene encoding 23S rRNA (adenine(2503)-C(2))-methyltransferase RlmN — MSEPVHALDLSYEEWIDVCTEKWGLPKYRADQLCRWIYDKKVFNVHEMTNLSKDLRDKLVYDLLILPPIPVKEETSKDGTRKFLWQLYDGERIESVLLANGNHITACLSSQVGCPLNCAFCATGQSGFRRDLTAGEITGQLLAMEKRLGTNIGNIVFMGMGEPFLNTRAVFKAISILNSPKMRNMGARHITISTSGIVPGILDLAEFPLPVRLSVSLHAPNDALRSKIMPVNRKYPLGLLVDALRTYQQKTGERITLEYVMIQKVNDETELAYETAALLSGLGVYVNLIPYNPVKDVYQRSAPERIKAFAAVLTRLGIENEIRREKGTDINAACGQLRRRESAN, encoded by the coding sequence ATGAGCGAACCGGTACACGCCCTTGATCTATCCTATGAAGAATGGATCGACGTCTGCACGGAAAAATGGGGCCTCCCGAAATATCGGGCGGACCAGTTATGCCGGTGGATTTACGACAAAAAAGTCTTCAACGTCCACGAAATGACTAACCTTTCGAAGGATCTGAGGGACAAGCTTGTTTATGACCTGTTGATCCTCCCCCCCATTCCGGTTAAGGAGGAAACGTCGAAGGACGGCACCAGGAAATTCCTCTGGCAGCTCTACGACGGAGAGAGAATCGAATCGGTGCTCCTCGCCAACGGCAACCATATCACGGCCTGCCTTTCCAGCCAGGTGGGGTGCCCTCTGAACTGTGCCTTCTGCGCCACCGGGCAGTCGGGCTTCCGCCGGGATCTCACGGCAGGAGAGATCACGGGGCAGCTTCTCGCCATGGAGAAACGCCTCGGCACCAACATCGGCAATATTGTCTTCATGGGAATGGGAGAACCTTTCCTGAACACCCGGGCAGTCTTCAAGGCCATTTCCATTCTGAATTCCCCGAAGATGCGAAACATGGGGGCACGGCACATCACCATCTCCACCTCCGGTATCGTGCCGGGTATCCTCGACCTGGCGGAATTTCCCCTGCCGGTCCGTCTTTCGGTCTCGCTCCATGCGCCCAACGACGCGCTCCGGAGCAAGATCATGCCCGTGAACAGAAAGTATCCCCTCGGCCTATTGGTGGACGCCCTCAGAACATACCAGCAGAAGACCGGGGAGAGGATCACTCTGGAGTACGTCATGATCCAGAAGGTGAACGACGAGACGGAGCTTGCCTATGAAACGGCGGCCCTCCTGTCGGGCCTCGGCGTGTACGTGAACCTCATCCCCTACAACCCGGTGAAGGACGTGTACCAGCGGTCCGCTCCCGAAAGAATCAAGGCCTTCGCCGCGGTTCTCACCCGGCTCGGGATCGAAAACGAGATCCGGCGGGAAAAGGGAACGGATATCAATGCGGCCTGCGGCCAGCTTCGAAGGAGGGAATCGGCGAATTGA
- a CDS encoding DUF6305 family protein, protein MKRMIIALTALLVLSAAGAAFAADVVLTSAGQSPDVMMVRVVLRKMKIDADSEPLLKADALAGWKVLVAVVGGSSKGLGAAGINKDQEVERVTSLLKAAKDQGVKVLVMHIGGEGRRGTLSDAFIETAVPWGDRIIVVDGGNKDGIFEKLTEGKNVKILTAPNVNGISVPLGETLSEWGISAR, encoded by the coding sequence ATGAAAAGAATGATTATTGCGCTGACGGCGCTCCTGGTACTTTCGGCGGCGGGGGCCGCCTTCGCGGCGGACGTGGTGCTCACCTCGGCGGGGCAGAGCCCCGACGTCATGATGGTAAGGGTGGTCCTTCGGAAGATGAAGATCGATGCAGACAGCGAGCCCCTGCTGAAGGCCGATGCGCTGGCCGGCTGGAAGGTCCTGGTGGCTGTGGTGGGAGGCAGCTCCAAGGGCCTCGGCGCCGCCGGAATCAACAAGGACCAGGAAGTGGAGCGGGTGACCTCGCTGCTGAAGGCTGCAAAGGACCAGGGAGTGAAGGTCCTCGTCATGCATATCGGCGGAGAAGGCCGCAGAGGCACTCTTTCCGATGCCTTCATCGAGACCGCAGTGCCCTGGGGAGACAGGATCATCGTCGTGGACGGAGGCAACAAAGACGGTATCTTCGAGAAGCTGACGGAGGGGAAAAACGTGAAGATCCTCACCGCTCCCAACGTAAACGGAATAAGCGTTCCCCTCGGGGAAACCCTTTCGGAGTGGGGAATTTCCGCCAGGTAG